A window of the Xiashengella succiniciproducens genome harbors these coding sequences:
- a CDS encoding PstS family phosphate ABC transporter substrate-binding protein, giving the protein MKKAILLSLLLPALLVTACVSKEKKDNTISISGAFAIYPMVVKWAEEYQKLHPEVRFNISGGGAGKGLADALAGVVDLGMFSREITPVELEQGTWYVGLVIDAVVPDINIDNPYVDIIKQRGLTRDEFRAIYIDGTITNWGQLLGVENGEPIALYTRSDACGAAETWAKYLGGKQEDLLGIGIFGDPGLAETTAKDQLGFGFNNTIYVYDINTGGKRPGLEVVPIDINENGQIDPEEDFYGSFESVLDAIASGVYPSPPSRELYLVAKGKPQKKVVIDFLKWALTEGQQYVPETGFVPITQNAIDNYLKKLEE; this is encoded by the coding sequence ATGAAAAAGGCCATTCTCCTAAGTCTTCTATTGCCGGCACTATTAGTCACGGCATGTGTATCCAAAGAAAAAAAGGATAATACAATATCCATATCCGGAGCCTTCGCCATCTATCCAATGGTGGTAAAGTGGGCTGAAGAATACCAGAAACTACATCCGGAAGTCAGGTTTAATATTTCAGGCGGTGGTGCCGGTAAAGGTCTGGCAGACGCTCTGGCAGGTGTTGTTGATCTGGGCATGTTCTCAAGGGAAATCACTCCGGTCGAACTTGAACAGGGTACCTGGTATGTAGGTCTGGTAATAGATGCTGTAGTGCCCGACATTAATATTGACAATCCCTATGTGGATATTATCAAGCAAAGGGGTTTGACCCGAGATGAGTTCCGTGCAATATATATTGATGGTACTATAACCAACTGGGGGCAGCTTCTGGGTGTTGAGAACGGTGAACCAATAGCTCTCTACACCAGGTCTGACGCCTGCGGTGCTGCTGAAACTTGGGCCAAATACCTCGGCGGAAAGCAGGAAGACCTGCTAGGCATAGGTATCTTTGGTGATCCAGGTCTGGCCGAAACCACTGCAAAAGACCAACTGGGCTTTGGATTCAACAATACAATCTATGTCTATGATATCAATACCGGAGGCAAGCGTCCCGGTCTTGAAGTAGTTCCCATCGACATCAACGAAAACGGTCAGATAGATCCCGAGGAAGACTTTTACGGTTCCTTTGAATCAGTGCTGGATGCAATAGCCAGCGGAGTATACCCTTCTCCACCATCTAGGGAACTCTATCTGGTTGCCAAAGGCAAACCACAGAAAAAGGTGGTAATCGATTTCCTTAAATGGGCATTGACTGAAGGACAGCAGTATGTACCCGAAACAGGCTTTGTGCCCATCACACAGAATGCTATTGACAATTATCTGAAAAAGCTGGAAGAGTAA
- the pstC gene encoding phosphate ABC transporter permease subunit PstC — MHLRRRLVDRITGSWMVLSLITILLLPIIIGAGLYYKSIPILEEHSLWQLITSSEWSPHKGNFGFWPYISSTLYVTLIAFVLSAPFCLFAAIHLTEYASKRFVRIIHPVIDILAGLPSVIYGVWGILVIVPFISKHLGPLFGEKTTGYSILSGGIVLGIMCIPYMLNMLIEFFRTVPKGTREASLSLGATYWESIKHVVIRHSRPGIVSAFGLSFAKAIGETIAVMMVVGNRILVTANPFDAGYPLPALIANNYGEMLSIPMYDAALMFAALLLLVIILVINLGFRYLIHKTQKL; from the coding sequence ATGCATTTACGTAGAAGGTTAGTTGACAGAATAACAGGATCATGGATGGTTCTCTCACTGATAACCATCCTGCTTTTGCCTATTATTATAGGAGCTGGACTGTATTATAAATCTATTCCAATACTTGAGGAGCATTCGCTCTGGCAACTGATCACATCGTCAGAATGGTCTCCCCACAAAGGCAATTTTGGCTTCTGGCCTTATATATCAAGTACGCTTTATGTCACCCTTATAGCCTTTGTGCTAAGCGCTCCTTTTTGCCTTTTTGCGGCTATTCATCTTACAGAGTATGCATCCAAAAGATTCGTGCGCATCATCCATCCCGTGATTGATATCCTTGCAGGACTGCCATCGGTTATCTATGGGGTGTGGGGTATCCTGGTGATAGTCCCCTTTATCTCAAAACATCTTGGACCTCTCTTTGGGGAGAAGACGACCGGGTACTCGATATTGTCGGGTGGTATAGTACTTGGAATCATGTGCATACCCTATATGCTCAATATGCTTATTGAGTTTTTCAGGACTGTGCCCAAGGGTACAAGGGAAGCCTCCCTTTCACTTGGTGCTACCTATTGGGAGTCAATCAAACATGTGGTAATCCGCCACAGCAGACCCGGTATCGTGTCTGCCTTTGGATTGTCCTTTGCCAAGGCTATTGGTGAAACCATTGCAGTGATGATGGTGGTAGGCAACAGGATACTGGTAACTGCCAATCCCTTCGATGCCGGTTACCCACTTCCGGCACTGATTGCAAACAACTACGGGGAAATGCTATCAATACCCATGTATGACGCAGCTCTTATGTTTGCTGCCCTCTTGTTATTGGTCATTATTCTGGTTATCAACCTTGGATTCCGTTATCTAATCCACAAAACCCAGAAGCTATGA